From Lolium perenne isolate Kyuss_39 chromosome 5, Kyuss_2.0, whole genome shotgun sequence, a single genomic window includes:
- the LOC127301284 gene encoding uncharacterized protein: MSSDVVHTGGCHCRRVRWQVEAPASVVAWICNCSDCSMRGNTHFVVPADKFALQPGADDSLTTYTFGTHTAKHKFCKVCGITSFYIPRSNPDGIAVTAACVDPGTLAHVEYRKADGKNWEKWFEKSDISEFSKPAAAAAE; the protein is encoded by the coding sequence ATGAGCTCGGACGTCGTCCACACCGGCGGGTGCCACTGCCGGCGCGTGCGGTGGCAGGTGGAGGCGCCGGCGAGCGTGGTGGCCTGGATCTGCAACTGCTCCGACTGCTCCATGCGGGGGAACACCCACTTCGTCGTGCCCGCCGACAAGTTCGCGCTCCAGCCCGGCGCCGACGACTCCCTCACCACCTACACCTTCGGCACCCACACGGCCAAGCACAAGTTCTGCAAGGTCTGCGGCATCACCTCGTTCTACATCCCGAGGTCCAACCCCGACGGTATCGCCGTCACCGCGGCCTGCGTCGACCCGGGCACCCTGGCGCACGTCGAGTACAGGAAGGCCGACGGGAAGAACTGGGAGAAGTGGTTCGAGAAGAGCGACATCTCCGAGTTCTCcaagccggccgccgccgccgccgagtag